In Nitrobacteraceae bacterium AZCC 1564, the following proteins share a genomic window:
- a CDS encoding ABC-type transporter Mla MlaB component (product_source=COG3113; cog=COG3113; pfam=PF02405,PF13466; superfamily=52091; transmembrane_helix_parts=Inside_1_131,TMhelix_132_151,Outside_152_165,TMhelix_166_188,Inside_189_215) — protein MSAGPELTTNFKDGEAEIRPAGSWTASQTTTLEKLLDGTIGAVSSAQVLKLNLSDVRELDTFGAWLLEKLTRRAKEAGRSITTVGVSDRFSGLIEEIHTVNRRAGPQPKKQNPILLRLGQIGRSTVALLQELLVFLQMLGAFTAVIGRVILHPRNLRLTSLVYQLYRVGWQAIPIIVLITFLIGAIIAQQGIFHFRKFGAESYVVGFSCFAKSAS, from the coding sequence ATGAGTGCCGGGCCCGAGCTGACAACGAATTTCAAAGATGGTGAGGCCGAAATCCGGCCTGCCGGGTCATGGACAGCGTCGCAGACCACGACTTTGGAAAAGCTGCTTGACGGAACGATAGGGGCCGTGAGCAGTGCGCAGGTTCTTAAGCTGAATTTGTCGGACGTCCGGGAACTCGACACCTTTGGTGCGTGGCTTCTGGAAAAGCTGACCCGTCGAGCTAAGGAGGCCGGCCGTTCGATCACCACCGTCGGCGTTAGCGACCGCTTTTCCGGACTGATCGAGGAAATCCACACGGTCAATCGCCGCGCCGGGCCTCAGCCGAAAAAGCAAAATCCGATTCTGCTGAGGCTGGGCCAGATCGGCCGTTCTACTGTTGCGCTTCTGCAGGAGCTTCTTGTTTTTCTTCAGATGCTGGGCGCGTTCACTGCGGTCATCGGCCGGGTGATCCTGCACCCGCGCAACCTGCGCCTGACCTCACTGGTCTATCAGCTCTACCGGGTCGGCTGGCAGGCCATTCCGATCATTGTCCTCATCACCTTTCTGATCGGGGCGATCATCGCTCAGCAGGGTATCTTTCATTTCCGCAAATTCGGGGCCGAATCCTACGTGGTCGGATTCTCGTGCTTCGCGAAATCGGCGTCCTGA
- a CDS encoding ABC-type uncharacterized transport system auxiliary subunit (product_source=COG3218; cog=COG3218; superfamily=159594), whose product MGLWRHEPGDFHRRLPQLNANAAVDGFNQAFADIAQEIVTWTVNNAK is encoded by the coding sequence ATGGGCTTATGGCGGCATGAGCCCGGGGATTTTCATCGCAGATTGCCACAGCTGAATGCAAATGCGGCAGTGGATGGATTTAACCAGGCGTTCGCCGACATCGCACAGGAAATCGTCACGTGGACCGTGAACAATGCAAAATGA
- a CDS encoding ABC-type transporter Mla maintaining outer membrane lipid asymmetry permease subunit MlaE (product_source=COG0767; cog=COG0767; pfam=PF02405; transmembrane_helix_parts=Inside_1_34,TMhelix_35_57,Outside_58_69) has protein sequence MKMREEIDALSTIGLDPSEVLILPRVVAPVITLPILTFIGSMAALYGGGLISWAYGGMSPGIFIADCHS, from the coding sequence ATGAAGATGCGTGAGGAAATCGACGCATTGTCGACGATAGGGCTCGATCCATCCGAAGTGCTGATTCTGCCGCGCGTGGTCGCGCCGGTCATCACGCTGCCGATCCTCACGTTCATCGGATCGATGGCCGCGCTCTACGGCGGCGGCCTGATCTCATGGGCTTATGGCGGCATGAGCCCGGGGATTTTCATCGCAGATTGCCACAGCTGA
- a CDS encoding cytochrome c (product_source=KO:K08738; cath_funfam=1.10.760.10; cog=COG2010; ko=KO:K08738; pfam=PF00034; superfamily=46626; transmembrane_helix_parts=Outside_1_4,TMhelix_5_22,Inside_23_111), whose translation MPQSLLAAGVLITGVTGFAYAMEDPAVQRGRTFARANCAKCHSIDRVTASPLKIAPPFRTLHKRYPVDTLAEAFVEGIYTGHPSMPEFQLDPGQASDLIAFLKSLENGSNR comes from the coding sequence ATGCCCCAATCTCTTCTGGCTGCCGGAGTTCTAATAACTGGTGTGACGGGATTCGCTTATGCGATGGAAGATCCCGCGGTTCAGCGTGGGCGAACGTTCGCCCGCGCAAATTGCGCGAAGTGCCATTCGATTGATCGCGTGACGGCAAGCCCGCTCAAGATCGCGCCCCCCTTCCGCACACTCCACAAGCGATATCCGGTTGACACACTGGCAGAAGCGTTTGTGGAGGGAATTTACACCGGCCATCCAAGCATGCCTGAATTCCAGCTCGATCCCGGCCAAGCCAGTGATCTCATTGCATTCCTGAAATCGTTAGAGAATGGAAGCAACCGCTGA
- a CDS encoding putative membrane protein (product_source=COG4709; cog=COG4709; superfamily=81324; transmembrane_helix_parts=Inside_1_30,TMhelix_31_50,Outside_51_69,TMhelix_70_92,Inside_93_97), whose translation MRRIKLCAPILALTMTCLFGREQMIKSLTKLLVGSLLLYLAAHVTRIHHFGDIVPIGFEQEPQVGWRVQVAFILMSMELIAIGVGCLATIFSPVRRC comes from the coding sequence TTGAGGAGGATCAAGCTCTGTGCGCCGATCCTCGCTTTAACAATGACGTGCTTATTTGGGCGCGAGCAGATGATCAAATCCCTGACGAAGTTGCTGGTCGGAAGTTTGTTGCTCTATCTCGCGGCTCATGTGACCCGGATCCACCATTTCGGCGATATCGTGCCGATTGGTTTTGAGCAGGAGCCTCAAGTTGGCTGGCGGGTTCAAGTCGCTTTCATTCTTATGAGCATGGAGTTGATTGCGATTGGTGTTGGATGTCTGGCGACTATCTTTTCGCCGGTGCGGCGTTGTTAG